One genomic segment of Sphingorhabdus sp. M41 includes these proteins:
- a CDS encoding carotenoid oxygenase family protein, giving the protein MANFPDTLNFTGFNSPSRIEADIVDLVHEGVIPPELNGAFFRVQPDPQFPPRLDDDISFNGDGMITRFHIHDGQCDFRQRWAKTDKWKIENEAGKAMFGAYRNPLTDDEEVKGEIRGTANTNAWIHGGKLYALKEDSPALVMDPATMETDGYTWFNDKMTGQTFTAHPKIDPATGNMIAFGYAASGLCTDDCTFYEVTPEGELIREIWFKAPYYCMMHDFAITEDYALFHIVPSIGSWDRLEKGLPHFGFDTTMPVYLGVLPRREGATADDIRWFKRDNCFASHVLNAYQEGTKIHFDTPEAKNNMFPFFPDVHGEPFNGMEAMSYLTRWTVDMASNGDEFDSITRLTDTAGEFPRIDDRVAGLKHRHGWMLEMDMKRPVELKGGSAGGLLMNCLFHKDLETGAEQHWWCGPVSSLQEPCFIPRSKSAPEGDGWIVMICNRLEEQRSDLLLFDAQQVDKGPIATIKLPIRMRFGLHGNWANAEDIGLAA; this is encoded by the coding sequence ATGGCCAATTTCCCTGACACGCTAAACTTCACAGGATTCAACAGTCCGTCAAGAATTGAGGCCGACATAGTCGATTTGGTTCATGAAGGCGTTATCCCCCCCGAACTCAATGGCGCTTTTTTCCGGGTTCAGCCAGACCCCCAATTTCCGCCGCGACTCGATGATGATATTTCCTTCAATGGCGACGGAATGATCACGCGTTTCCATATCCACGACGGTCAGTGCGATTTTCGTCAGCGCTGGGCGAAAACGGACAAATGGAAGATCGAGAATGAGGCCGGAAAGGCGATGTTCGGAGCCTACCGCAATCCGCTCACCGATGACGAAGAGGTGAAAGGCGAAATTCGTGGCACCGCCAACACCAATGCCTGGATTCACGGCGGAAAGCTTTATGCACTGAAGGAAGATTCCCCTGCCCTTGTCATGGACCCGGCCACGATGGAAACCGATGGCTATACCTGGTTCAATGACAAGATGACCGGCCAGACCTTTACCGCGCACCCGAAAATCGATCCGGCCACCGGCAATATGATCGCCTTTGGTTATGCGGCTTCCGGACTGTGCACCGATGATTGCACCTTTTACGAAGTGACGCCGGAAGGCGAACTGATTCGGGAAATCTGGTTCAAGGCGCCTTATTACTGCATGATGCACGACTTCGCGATCACCGAAGATTATGCGCTGTTTCATATCGTGCCGTCGATCGGCAGCTGGGACAGGCTTGAAAAAGGCCTGCCGCATTTCGGCTTTGACACGACGATGCCGGTCTATCTCGGCGTGTTGCCGCGCCGCGAAGGCGCAACAGCAGACGATATCCGCTGGTTCAAGCGTGACAATTGCTTCGCCAGCCATGTCCTCAATGCCTATCAGGAAGGCACGAAAATCCATTTCGACACGCCCGAAGCCAAGAACAATATGTTCCCCTTCTTCCCCGATGTGCATGGCGAACCGTTTAACGGCATGGAAGCGATGAGCTATCTCACCCGCTGGACGGTTGATATGGCGTCCAACGGAGATGAATTTGACAGCATCACCCGGCTAACCGACACGGCTGGCGAATTTCCGCGCATCGATGATCGCGTTGCCGGACTGAAACATCGCCACGGCTGGATGCTGGAAATGGACATGAAGCGTCCGGTGGAGCTGAAAGGTGGCAGTGCCGGTGGATTGCTGATGAACTGTCTTTTCCACAAGGATCTGGAAACCGGCGCCGAACAGCATTGGTGGTGCGGGCCGGTGTCATCCTTGCAGGAACCCTGTTTCATTCCGCGCAGCAAAAGCGCGCCCGAAGGCGACGGCTGGATCGTCATGATCTGTAACCGGCTGGAAGAACAGCGCAGCGACTTGCTGCTCTTTGATGCGCAGCAAGTGGACAAGGGCCCGATCGCGACCATCAAGCTCCCGATCCGCATGCGCTTCGGACTGCATGGCAACTGGGCCAATGCCGAAGACATCGGGCTCGCGGCTTAA